Proteins encoded in a region of the Leopardus geoffroyi isolate Oge1 chromosome E2, O.geoffroyi_Oge1_pat1.0, whole genome shotgun sequence genome:
- the SCAF1 gene encoding splicing factor, arginine/serine-rich 19 isoform X2 translates to MEEEDESRGKTEESGEDLGDGPPDRDPTLSPSAFILRAIQQAVGSSLQGDLPNDKDGSRCHGLRWRGCRSPRSEPRSQESGGTDTATVLDMAADSFLAGLVSVLDPPDTWVPSHLDLRPGESEDMLELVAEVRIGDRDPIPLPVPSLLPRLRAWRTGKTVSPQSHSSRPSCARHLLTLGTGDGGPAPPPAPSSASSSPSPSPSSSSPSPPPPPPPPAPPAPPAPRFDIYDPFHPTDEAYSPPPAPEQKYDPFEPTGSNPSSSAGTPSPEEEEEEEEEEEEEEEEEEEEEEEGLSQSISRISETLAGIYDDNSLSQDFPGDESPRPDPQPPQPTPAPGTPPQVDSTRVDGATRRRVFVVGTEAETCREGKVSVEVVTAGGAAIPPTLLPPGDSEIEEGEIVQPEEEPRVAVSLFRAAGRAARPPPAASAPPAAQPPPPPPPPAPRAPEGDDFLSLHAESDGEGALQVDLGEPAPAPPTADTRWGGLDLRRKILTQRRERYRQRSPSPAAAAAPPAGPPTRKKSRRERKRSGGEAKEAASSSSSAQPAPPAPASPWDSKKHRSRDRKPGSHASSSARRRSRSRSARRRSRSTDRRRGGSRRSRSREKRRRRRRSASPPPATSSSSSSRRERHRGKHRDGGGGKKKKKRSRSRGEKRSGDSEKAPVPTQPPSGSSALGGERDSRRRGAVPPSIQDLTDHDLFAIKRTITVGRPDKSDPRGPSPAPASSPKREVLYDSEGLSAEERGGKSGEKDRRRSGAASSSSSSREKGSRRKALDGGDRDRDRDRDRDRDRSSKKARPPKESAPSSGPPPKPPVSSGSGSSSSSCSSSSRKVKLQSKVAVLIREGVSSTTPAKEAASAGLGSIGVKFSRDRESRSPFLKPDERAPAEVAKAAPGSTKPKKTKVKAKAGAKKAKGTKGKTKPSKTRKKIRSGGSGGGSGGPVTLKKSKADSCSQAAGAKGVEETSWSGEERPAKAPSTPPPKAAPPPPALTPDSQTVDSSCKTPEVSFLPEEAAEEAGVRGGAEEEEEEEEEEEEEEEEEEQQPATTTATSTAAAAPSTAPSAGSTAGDSGAEDGPATRVSQLPTLPPPMPWNLPAGVDCTTSGVLALTALLFKMEEANLASRAKAQELIQATNQILSHRKPPSSLGVTPAPVPTSLGLPPGPSSYLLPGSLPLGGCGSTPPTPTGLAAASDKREGSSSSEGRGDTDKYLKKLHTQERAVEEVKLAIKPYYQKKDITKEEYKDILRKAVHKICHSKSGEINPVKVSNLVRAYVQRYRYFRKHGRKPGDPPGPPRPPKEPGPPDKGGPGLPLPPL, encoded by the exons atggaggaggaagatgagtcTCGAGGGAAGACAGAGGAGTCGGGCGAGGATCTGGGCGATGGTCCGCCGGACAGAGACCCCACgctttctccttctgcctttatCCTG CGGGCCATTCAGCAGGCTGTGGGAAGTTCCCTGCAGGGGGATCTGCCAAATGATAAAG ATGGCTCCCGGTGTCACGGCCTTCGATGGAGGGGCTGCCGGAGCCCACGGTCAGAGCCCCGTTCCCAGGAGTCAGGGGGGACCGACACGGCTACT GTGTTGGACATGGCCGCAGACAGCTTCCTCGCGGGGCTGGTGAGCGTTCTGGATCCCCCAGATACCTGGGTTCCCAGCCACCTGGACCTTCGGCCTGGCGA AAGCGAGGACATGCTGGAGCTGGTGGCCGAGGTCCGAATCGGGGACAGGGATCCCATCCCTCTGCCGGTGCCTAGCCTGCTGCCCCGTCTCAGGGCCTGGAGGACAGGCAAAACGG TGTCTCCGCAGTCTCACTCCTCACGACCCTCCTGTGCCCGTCACCTCCTTACCTTGGGCACTGGAGACGggggccctgccccaccccctgccccatcctctgcgtcctcctccccctccccttccccctcatcCTCCTCCCCTTCGCCTCCCCCgcctccacctcctccagcccccccagccccacctgccccccgATTCGACATCTATGACCCCTTCCACCCCACCGACGAGGCCTATTCCCCACCACCTGCTCCGGAGCAGAAGTACGACCCCTTCGAGCCCACTGGCTCCAACCCCAGCTCATCAGCGGGGACTCCTTcgcccgaggaggaggaggaggaagaggaggaagaggaagaagaggaggaagaagaggaagaagaggaggaggaaggcttgTCCCAGAGCATCAGCCGCATCTCCGAGACCCTGGCGGGCATCTACGATGACAACAGTCTGAGCCAGGACTTCCCAGGTGATGAGAGCCCCCGCCcggacccccagcccccacaaCCGACTCCGGCCCCTGGAACGCCTCCACAGGTGGACTCCACCAGGGTGGACGGAGCCACCCGCCGTCGCGTCTTCGTGGTGGGGACGGAGGCGGAGACCTGTCGGGAAGGCAAGGTCTCTGTGGAGGTGGTGACGGCCGGCGGAGCCGCCATCCCGCCAACCCTGCTGCCACCGGGAGACTCCGAGATCGAGGAGGGCGAGATCGTCCAGCCGGAGGAGGAGCCCAGGGTGGCAGTCTCCCTCTTCCGGGCCGCTGGCCGGGCGGCGCGACCCCCTCCTGCGGCCTCAGCGCCCCCAGcggcccagcccccgcccccgcccccgccacctgCCCCCCGCGCCCCCGAGGGGGACGACTTCCTGTCTCTGCACGCCGAGTCAGACGGCGAGGGCGCCCTGCAGGTGGACCTGGGGGAGCCGGCGCCCGCCCCGCCGACTGCGGACACGCGCTGGGGCGGCCTGGACCTGCGCCGCAAGATCCTGACCCAGCGTCGGGAGCGCTACCGCCAGCGCTCGCCctccccggccgccgccgccgccccccccgcGGGCCCCCCCACCCGCAAGAAGTCGCGGCGGGAGCGCAAGCGGAGCGGCGGCGAGGCCAAGGAGGCCGCGTCGTCGTCGTCCAGCGCGCAGCCTGCCCCGCCGGCCCCGGCCTCCCCCTGGGACTCCAAGAAGCACCGCTCCCGGGACCGCAAGCCGGGCTCTCACGCCTCGTCGTCCGCCCGCCGCCGCTCGCGGTCCCGCTCCGCTCGCCGCCGCTCGCGCAGCACCGACCGCCGCCGCGGGGGCAGCCGCAGGTCACGGTCCCGGGagaagcggcggcggcggcggcgctcggcctccccgcccccggccacATCCTCGTCGTCGTCCTCGAGGCGCGAGCGGCACCGTGGCAAGCACCGAGATGGCGGCGGcggcaagaagaagaagaagcggTCGCGGTCCCGGGGCGAGAAGCGGTCTGGGGACAGCGAGAAGGCCCCGGTGCCCACTCAGCCGCCCTCCGGCTCCAGCGCCCTGGGCGGAGAGCGTGACAGCCGCCGCAGGGGGGCGGTGCCACCTTCCATCCAGGACCTCACGGACCACGATCTCTTCGCCATCAAGCGGACCATCACCGTGGGCCGGCCGGACAAGTCCGACCCCCGAGGCCCGTCGCCGGCCCCGGCCTCGTCGCCCAAGCGCGAGGTCCTGTACGACTCAGAGGGACTGAGTGCCGAGGAGCGGGGGGGCAAGAGCGGCGAGAAGGACCGGCGCCGCTCCGgggccgcctcctcctcctcttcctcccggGAGAAGGGATCACGGCGGAAGGCGCTGGATGGGGGGGATCGGGACCgggacagggacagagatagGGACAGGGACAGGTCATCCAAGAAGGCTCGGCCTCCCAAGGAGTCAGCACCCTCCTCGGGGCCTCCGCCAAAGCCACCGGTCAGCAGCGGCTCCGGCTCGTCCTCCTCGTcgtgctcctcctcctcccggaAGGTGAAGCTGCAGTCTAAGGTGGCGGTGCTGATCCGCGAAGGCGTCAGCAGCACCACGCCGGCCAAGGAGGCCGCATCCGCTGGCCTGGGCTCCATCGGAGTCAAGTTCAGCCGCGACCGGGAGAGCCGCTCCCCTTTCCTCAAGCCCGATGAGCGGGCCCCTGCAGAGGTGGCCAAAGCAGCTCCGGGCAGCACCAAGCCCAAAAAGACCAAGGTCAAGGCCAAGGCCGGGGCCAAGAAAGCCAAGGGGACCAAGGGAAAGACCAAGCCATCCAAGACCAGGAAAAAGATCCGCAGCGGGGGCAGCGGTGGGGGCAGCGGCGGCCCTGTGACGCTGAAGAAGTCCAAGGCGGATAGCTGCAGCCAGGCAGCGGGGGCCAAGGGGGTGGAGGAGACTTCCTGGTCCGGGGAAGAGCGGCCGGCCAAGGCCCCTAGCACCCCGCCCCCTaaggcagcccctcccccccctgcaCTCACACCGGACTCCCAGACCGTGGACAGCAGCTGCAAGACCCCCGAGGTCTCCTTCCTTCCCGAGGAGGCCGCTGAGGAGGCTGGGGTCCGAGgcggggcagaggaggaggaggaggaagaggaggaggaggaggaagaggaggaggaggaagagcagcaGCCTGCCACCACCACGGCCACCAGCACGGCCGCAGCTGCCCCGAGCACTGCCCCTAGCGCGGGGTCCACAGCCGGTGACTCAGGGGCAGAGGATGGGCCGGCTACCCGTGTCTCCCAGCTGCCCACGCTGCCCCCGCCCATGCCCTGGAACCTGCCTGCTGGTGTGGACTGCACCACCAGCGGTGTCCTGGCCT TGACTGCACTTCTCTTCAAGATGGAAGAAGCCAATCTGGCGAGCCGAGCAAAGGCCCAGGAGCTGATCCAGGCCACCAACCAG ATCCTCAGCCACCGAAAGCCACCCTCCAGTCTGGGGGTGACCCCAGCTCCTGTGCCCACCTCTCTGGGTCTGCCCCCTGGCCCCTCCAGCTACCTGCTTCCTGGCAGCCTCCCCCTGGGGGGCTGCGgctctacccctcccacccccactgggCTGGCTGCAGCATCTGACAAGCGAGAGGGCAGCAGCAGCTCCGAGGGACGTGGGGACACAGACAAG TATCTGAAGAAGCTGCACACGCAGGAGAGGGCAGTGGAGGAGGTGAAGCTGGCCATCAAGCCGTACTATCAGAAGAAGGACATCACCAAGGAGGAGTACAAGGACATCCTGAGGAAGGCTGTCCACAAG ATCTGCCACAGCAAAAGCGGGGAGATCAACCCAGTGAAGGTGAGCAACTTGGTGCGGGCCTACGTCCAACGCTACCGCTACTTCCGCAAGCATGGCCGCAAGCCGGGGGACCCCCCAGGGCCCCCGCGGCCGCCCAAGGAGCCTGGACCCCCTGACAAGGGTGGCCCAGGCCTGCCCTTGCCCCCTCTCTGA
- the SCAF1 gene encoding splicing factor, arginine/serine-rich 19 isoform X1 — MKALAMISHNGQIGDRWMSSACLSESSVFGLVLVLYITLVAPFFVYEPIFFFFFFGPSPSRRIVAALGSCMVSEVTMEEEDESRGKTEESGEDLGDGPPDRDPTLSPSAFILRAIQQAVGSSLQGDLPNDKDGSRCHGLRWRGCRSPRSEPRSQESGGTDTATVLDMAADSFLAGLVSVLDPPDTWVPSHLDLRPGESEDMLELVAEVRIGDRDPIPLPVPSLLPRLRAWRTGKTVSPQSHSSRPSCARHLLTLGTGDGGPAPPPAPSSASSSPSPSPSSSSPSPPPPPPPPAPPAPPAPRFDIYDPFHPTDEAYSPPPAPEQKYDPFEPTGSNPSSSAGTPSPEEEEEEEEEEEEEEEEEEEEEEEGLSQSISRISETLAGIYDDNSLSQDFPGDESPRPDPQPPQPTPAPGTPPQVDSTRVDGATRRRVFVVGTEAETCREGKVSVEVVTAGGAAIPPTLLPPGDSEIEEGEIVQPEEEPRVAVSLFRAAGRAARPPPAASAPPAAQPPPPPPPPAPRAPEGDDFLSLHAESDGEGALQVDLGEPAPAPPTADTRWGGLDLRRKILTQRRERYRQRSPSPAAAAAPPAGPPTRKKSRRERKRSGGEAKEAASSSSSAQPAPPAPASPWDSKKHRSRDRKPGSHASSSARRRSRSRSARRRSRSTDRRRGGSRRSRSREKRRRRRRSASPPPATSSSSSSRRERHRGKHRDGGGGKKKKKRSRSRGEKRSGDSEKAPVPTQPPSGSSALGGERDSRRRGAVPPSIQDLTDHDLFAIKRTITVGRPDKSDPRGPSPAPASSPKREVLYDSEGLSAEERGGKSGEKDRRRSGAASSSSSSREKGSRRKALDGGDRDRDRDRDRDRDRSSKKARPPKESAPSSGPPPKPPVSSGSGSSSSSCSSSSRKVKLQSKVAVLIREGVSSTTPAKEAASAGLGSIGVKFSRDRESRSPFLKPDERAPAEVAKAAPGSTKPKKTKVKAKAGAKKAKGTKGKTKPSKTRKKIRSGGSGGGSGGPVTLKKSKADSCSQAAGAKGVEETSWSGEERPAKAPSTPPPKAAPPPPALTPDSQTVDSSCKTPEVSFLPEEAAEEAGVRGGAEEEEEEEEEEEEEEEEEEQQPATTTATSTAAAAPSTAPSAGSTAGDSGAEDGPATRVSQLPTLPPPMPWNLPAGVDCTTSGVLALTALLFKMEEANLASRAKAQELIQATNQILSHRKPPSSLGVTPAPVPTSLGLPPGPSSYLLPGSLPLGGCGSTPPTPTGLAAASDKREGSSSSEGRGDTDKYLKKLHTQERAVEEVKLAIKPYYQKKDITKEEYKDILRKAVHKICHSKSGEINPVKVSNLVRAYVQRYRYFRKHGRKPGDPPGPPRPPKEPGPPDKGGPGLPLPPL, encoded by the exons ATGAAGGCTTTAGCCATGATCTCCCACAATGGGCAGATTGGTGATAGGTGGATGTCCTCCGCATGCCTTTCTGAAAGTAGTGTTTTCGGTCTGGTGTTGGTTTTGTACATCACTCTTGTAGCTCCATTTTTTGTGTatgaaccaattttttttttttttttttttggtccctcaCCATCGAGGAGAATCGTTGCCGCTTTAGGGAGTTGCATGGTATCTGAG GTGACcatggaggaggaagatgagtcTCGAGGGAAGACAGAGGAGTCGGGCGAGGATCTGGGCGATGGTCCGCCGGACAGAGACCCCACgctttctccttctgcctttatCCTG CGGGCCATTCAGCAGGCTGTGGGAAGTTCCCTGCAGGGGGATCTGCCAAATGATAAAG ATGGCTCCCGGTGTCACGGCCTTCGATGGAGGGGCTGCCGGAGCCCACGGTCAGAGCCCCGTTCCCAGGAGTCAGGGGGGACCGACACGGCTACT GTGTTGGACATGGCCGCAGACAGCTTCCTCGCGGGGCTGGTGAGCGTTCTGGATCCCCCAGATACCTGGGTTCCCAGCCACCTGGACCTTCGGCCTGGCGA AAGCGAGGACATGCTGGAGCTGGTGGCCGAGGTCCGAATCGGGGACAGGGATCCCATCCCTCTGCCGGTGCCTAGCCTGCTGCCCCGTCTCAGGGCCTGGAGGACAGGCAAAACGG TGTCTCCGCAGTCTCACTCCTCACGACCCTCCTGTGCCCGTCACCTCCTTACCTTGGGCACTGGAGACGggggccctgccccaccccctgccccatcctctgcgtcctcctccccctccccttccccctcatcCTCCTCCCCTTCGCCTCCCCCgcctccacctcctccagcccccccagccccacctgccccccgATTCGACATCTATGACCCCTTCCACCCCACCGACGAGGCCTATTCCCCACCACCTGCTCCGGAGCAGAAGTACGACCCCTTCGAGCCCACTGGCTCCAACCCCAGCTCATCAGCGGGGACTCCTTcgcccgaggaggaggaggaggaagaggaggaagaggaagaagaggaggaagaagaggaagaagaggaggaggaaggcttgTCCCAGAGCATCAGCCGCATCTCCGAGACCCTGGCGGGCATCTACGATGACAACAGTCTGAGCCAGGACTTCCCAGGTGATGAGAGCCCCCGCCcggacccccagcccccacaaCCGACTCCGGCCCCTGGAACGCCTCCACAGGTGGACTCCACCAGGGTGGACGGAGCCACCCGCCGTCGCGTCTTCGTGGTGGGGACGGAGGCGGAGACCTGTCGGGAAGGCAAGGTCTCTGTGGAGGTGGTGACGGCCGGCGGAGCCGCCATCCCGCCAACCCTGCTGCCACCGGGAGACTCCGAGATCGAGGAGGGCGAGATCGTCCAGCCGGAGGAGGAGCCCAGGGTGGCAGTCTCCCTCTTCCGGGCCGCTGGCCGGGCGGCGCGACCCCCTCCTGCGGCCTCAGCGCCCCCAGcggcccagcccccgcccccgcccccgccacctgCCCCCCGCGCCCCCGAGGGGGACGACTTCCTGTCTCTGCACGCCGAGTCAGACGGCGAGGGCGCCCTGCAGGTGGACCTGGGGGAGCCGGCGCCCGCCCCGCCGACTGCGGACACGCGCTGGGGCGGCCTGGACCTGCGCCGCAAGATCCTGACCCAGCGTCGGGAGCGCTACCGCCAGCGCTCGCCctccccggccgccgccgccgccccccccgcGGGCCCCCCCACCCGCAAGAAGTCGCGGCGGGAGCGCAAGCGGAGCGGCGGCGAGGCCAAGGAGGCCGCGTCGTCGTCGTCCAGCGCGCAGCCTGCCCCGCCGGCCCCGGCCTCCCCCTGGGACTCCAAGAAGCACCGCTCCCGGGACCGCAAGCCGGGCTCTCACGCCTCGTCGTCCGCCCGCCGCCGCTCGCGGTCCCGCTCCGCTCGCCGCCGCTCGCGCAGCACCGACCGCCGCCGCGGGGGCAGCCGCAGGTCACGGTCCCGGGagaagcggcggcggcggcggcgctcggcctccccgcccccggccacATCCTCGTCGTCGTCCTCGAGGCGCGAGCGGCACCGTGGCAAGCACCGAGATGGCGGCGGcggcaagaagaagaagaagcggTCGCGGTCCCGGGGCGAGAAGCGGTCTGGGGACAGCGAGAAGGCCCCGGTGCCCACTCAGCCGCCCTCCGGCTCCAGCGCCCTGGGCGGAGAGCGTGACAGCCGCCGCAGGGGGGCGGTGCCACCTTCCATCCAGGACCTCACGGACCACGATCTCTTCGCCATCAAGCGGACCATCACCGTGGGCCGGCCGGACAAGTCCGACCCCCGAGGCCCGTCGCCGGCCCCGGCCTCGTCGCCCAAGCGCGAGGTCCTGTACGACTCAGAGGGACTGAGTGCCGAGGAGCGGGGGGGCAAGAGCGGCGAGAAGGACCGGCGCCGCTCCGgggccgcctcctcctcctcttcctcccggGAGAAGGGATCACGGCGGAAGGCGCTGGATGGGGGGGATCGGGACCgggacagggacagagatagGGACAGGGACAGGTCATCCAAGAAGGCTCGGCCTCCCAAGGAGTCAGCACCCTCCTCGGGGCCTCCGCCAAAGCCACCGGTCAGCAGCGGCTCCGGCTCGTCCTCCTCGTcgtgctcctcctcctcccggaAGGTGAAGCTGCAGTCTAAGGTGGCGGTGCTGATCCGCGAAGGCGTCAGCAGCACCACGCCGGCCAAGGAGGCCGCATCCGCTGGCCTGGGCTCCATCGGAGTCAAGTTCAGCCGCGACCGGGAGAGCCGCTCCCCTTTCCTCAAGCCCGATGAGCGGGCCCCTGCAGAGGTGGCCAAAGCAGCTCCGGGCAGCACCAAGCCCAAAAAGACCAAGGTCAAGGCCAAGGCCGGGGCCAAGAAAGCCAAGGGGACCAAGGGAAAGACCAAGCCATCCAAGACCAGGAAAAAGATCCGCAGCGGGGGCAGCGGTGGGGGCAGCGGCGGCCCTGTGACGCTGAAGAAGTCCAAGGCGGATAGCTGCAGCCAGGCAGCGGGGGCCAAGGGGGTGGAGGAGACTTCCTGGTCCGGGGAAGAGCGGCCGGCCAAGGCCCCTAGCACCCCGCCCCCTaaggcagcccctcccccccctgcaCTCACACCGGACTCCCAGACCGTGGACAGCAGCTGCAAGACCCCCGAGGTCTCCTTCCTTCCCGAGGAGGCCGCTGAGGAGGCTGGGGTCCGAGgcggggcagaggaggaggaggaggaagaggaggaggaggaggaagaggaggaggaggaagagcagcaGCCTGCCACCACCACGGCCACCAGCACGGCCGCAGCTGCCCCGAGCACTGCCCCTAGCGCGGGGTCCACAGCCGGTGACTCAGGGGCAGAGGATGGGCCGGCTACCCGTGTCTCCCAGCTGCCCACGCTGCCCCCGCCCATGCCCTGGAACCTGCCTGCTGGTGTGGACTGCACCACCAGCGGTGTCCTGGCCT TGACTGCACTTCTCTTCAAGATGGAAGAAGCCAATCTGGCGAGCCGAGCAAAGGCCCAGGAGCTGATCCAGGCCACCAACCAG ATCCTCAGCCACCGAAAGCCACCCTCCAGTCTGGGGGTGACCCCAGCTCCTGTGCCCACCTCTCTGGGTCTGCCCCCTGGCCCCTCCAGCTACCTGCTTCCTGGCAGCCTCCCCCTGGGGGGCTGCGgctctacccctcccacccccactgggCTGGCTGCAGCATCTGACAAGCGAGAGGGCAGCAGCAGCTCCGAGGGACGTGGGGACACAGACAAG TATCTGAAGAAGCTGCACACGCAGGAGAGGGCAGTGGAGGAGGTGAAGCTGGCCATCAAGCCGTACTATCAGAAGAAGGACATCACCAAGGAGGAGTACAAGGACATCCTGAGGAAGGCTGTCCACAAG ATCTGCCACAGCAAAAGCGGGGAGATCAACCCAGTGAAGGTGAGCAACTTGGTGCGGGCCTACGTCCAACGCTACCGCTACTTCCGCAAGCATGGCCGCAAGCCGGGGGACCCCCCAGGGCCCCCGCGGCCGCCCAAGGAGCCTGGACCCCCTGACAAGGGTGGCCCAGGCCTGCCCTTGCCCCCTCTCTGA